TCCATTGGAAGATAGTGCAATAAAAGAGTACATGCAGTGCCGTTGCCCGATGAACTTAGTAACAGTTATGTTCAAAAGGTCATCAATTGAAAAAGTGGGTGGTTTCATCGACTGGTATTGCGAAGAGGATTACTATCTTTGGCTGAGAATGGCTCTTGCGAATATGAAATTCAGAAATGTTGATAATGTGCTGGTAAATGTTCGTGTTGGAAAAGAGATGTACCAGCGCCGAGGTGGGGTTAAGTACTTCAAGAGCGAGGTAAAGCTTCAAAAGTACATGCTTGATAACAAGATAATCGGCTACTCACGCTATTTGCTTAATGTTACTGAGAGGTTAATTTTGCAAGTGCTCATGCCAAATAAAATGAGGAGTTTTATCTTTCAGAAGTTAGCAAGAAGTAAATGAGGAAATATAGATGAAAAAATACAAAATTGGCTATACAACTGGAGTATTTGATATGTTTCATATTGGTCATTTAAATATATTGAAGAGAGCTAAGGAACAGTGCGATTTTCTGATTGTTGGCGTGACCAGCGATAAGCTTTGCTTCAAGAGAAAGCAGAAATATCCTATCATCTGTGAGTCCGACCGTATGGCTATTGTGGCAGAGCTTCGGTGCGTTGACCAGGTAGTTCCACAAGAAAACATGGATAAGCTGGAAGCAGTTAAGAAGTACGGAGCAGATGCTGTATTTGTTGGTTCCGATTGGAAGGGAACAGAGACTTGGAATCAATATGAAAAAGAATTTACTGAGGTAGGATGCACTGTTGTGTATTTGAATCATACCGATGGCATTTCCTCAACGATACTTAGAGATAGATTAAATGCCGGTGAGAAAGCTTTATAATGTGAGGTAGGATAAGATGATTTTTGTGTATAAATACTGGGATCAGTTTTGTAGAGAATTGAAAGAAAAAGGGATTGTCAGCATTCCTGCTAAAGAAGTTAAGGAAACAATGGCATCATTTCTGGTGTTGAAACACGATATTGAAAATAC
This is a stretch of genomic DNA from Marvinbryantia formatexigens DSM 14469. It encodes these proteins:
- a CDS encoding adenylyltransferase/cytidyltransferase family protein, whose amino-acid sequence is MKKYKIGYTTGVFDMFHIGHLNILKRAKEQCDFLIVGVTSDKLCFKRKQKYPIICESDRMAIVAELRCVDQVVPQENMDKLEAVKKYGADAVFVGSDWKGTETWNQYEKEFTEVGCTVVYLNHTDGISSTILRDRLNAGEKAL